Below is a genomic region from Miscanthus floridulus cultivar M001 chromosome 1, ASM1932011v1, whole genome shotgun sequence.
AGCTGCTGCATATTCATCACATATTGTATGTACCACGTATGTCTGTCTGTCATTGGCATGCATGCCATAACTTGGATCGATGATGGTACGTGCTGAACCTGTCTGTGGCACTACAGTGTCGTTGATTTGGACCGTGCAGTCGAGTGCACACGCATGCATTTGCTCTACTCCTAGCTAGGCTGTAGATCATCACTGGCTAGCTCAATCGTACTACAGTGCTCGATCGATAACGCTGGCTCCATTATATatctgtgctgtgctgtgctgccTCAGCCTGACACGGACAGTTACTTAATATTCTCTCCATTTCCATGCAAGTTATAGTTATAAATCGATCCTTGCTTGTCGATCAATTTTGTTTATCTCTACCACTTCTTCTGGGTAACTCTTTCGCCTCCTTGAATTTCTGTCGGCAACAGAATTGTATTATCAGTAGTATCATGTGCGACTTCTTTTGGCTGTCGCCGGCCGATCAAGGCGACCTCTCGGACGTCGTCCGGGCgagcctgccgccgccgccacaccaCCACCGACTGCCGGCGGCCACTCCAGCTGCCCCAACCGTATGCTCGTTGGGCTCCAATCATCTGCCGGAGGAAGAGGGGTTGCTGCTGCTGCAAGCCCGAGTGAACTTCGATGGCGACGATCGCGATGAAGCGCGCtcacagcggcagcagcagctggtGAATGGCAATGGCAGCATGGCGCTCCTGCTGGGCAGCAACGGCAGTGGCGGCTGCGCTTGTGATCATGCTGCTGCCCTGTGTCCACAGCACCATCCAGAGGCAGAGGGACTGATTCCTCAGCTCATGTCCGGGCCGCAGCCACAGCTCTGCGCTTCCAGCTTCGTCGAGAGGGACGACAATGGTCCCGTTCTGAAGGAGCATGTCCTGGACATAGCGATGGCCCCTCACCCTCATACTTGGGCAATCAAGCGAAGGTTCGTTCGTAGTGTCATACAGTATATATTTTGTTTACTTCGCATCGATCAACAtaattgcgttgcattgcattaCATTACGTACTGATGCATGCGTGGCGTGCGTGCACGTACGGTGTTGTTAGGAAGAGCCAGACGAAGAAGGTGGTGTGCATCCCGGCGCCGGTGGCGGCGCCGCCGGGGGTGGGCGGGCGGCCGAGCACGAGCGGCGAGGTGGTGCCGTCGGACCTGTGGGCGTGGAGGAAGTACGGTCAGAAGCCGGTCAAGGGGTCGCCGTACCCGAGGGGGTACTACCGCTGCAGCAGCTCCAAGGGCTGCTCCGCCCGCAAGCAGGTGGAGCGCAGCCGCACCGACCCTTCCATGCTCGTCATCACCTACACCTCCGAGCACAACCACCCCTGGCCTACGCAGCGCAACGCGCTCGCCGGCTCCACCAGGCCGTCCTTGTCCTCCTCGTCGTCGGCCAGgagccatcaccatcaccatcactCCGCGGCTGCCGTTCCTGATACGACACCGGCCCACCGTCACGCAAGCAACGTCGCCGTCGCCGACAATGCAACGCCAGGATCCATCATTAGCGCCAGTGTCCATCACCAGCTGCTCAAGCAGGAGGTGGTCGACATGGATAATAACCCCAGCAGCAAGCAGCCCGCGCAGGACGCTGCAGCTGACCATGACTGCTTGGGCATGTTTGCGGATATGGACGGCGCCCTCGACGTCCTGTGCGCCTCCGACTTCCACCCAAAAAAGCAGCAACAGCAGGCCACTGCTCAGCATTTGGAGAAGCTGCCGGAGGAAGAAGACAAGCAGTTGCTGCTGGGTCCGGATCCCTTCAGCTTCAGCTTCTTGGACTGGGTTGGCGCTTcatttggagttggagagacagcAGCAGATAACGGTGATCACAGTTGGCCTGCCTAATAATCCATCATCACTATTCAGTATTCACTACTACTATTAATCTAGCTAAAACTGATCTACATCCAGCCATCCAGCTAGCCTCTATTTAATTTCATAATCAAAGTAAGTGCGCCAACAGATCCTATACTGATATTTATATTCTTACAGTTTTTTACTAGTCTCTTTTGAGTATTCAAGTAGATAGCAGTACTGCGTATTTCACTCTACGACCAGTCTTTATTTTCTGTTGATTGTGCCTTTTCATTTTGTTTTAACTGAAAGGATCAATGATATGTTACTACTAGTTACCAAGAGGAAACAAGGCCCTCTTGTTAGGTGTTCTACGCTCCGTTCGTGTGCCCTTAAATCTGGTTTGATTcgcttcttttttttatttgaaatagtgtttttctctcacaaatttctccagattTATCCAAAACCATCCAGATTTCTTCAAATTCCTTCCAGCCAACGGGCCTTCGTGGACGATTATTGTTAAATATGCACGCAAAACCAAACTAAAAAAAGGCCCCTGTTAGATTGAATAATGTTCACACTTCTGAATCTGGATGTGTCACTTCGAGCTTCCCCAGTCTGCCGTGCTCCTCAGAATGCTGGGATAAAAAGCTCGATATTGGTTGTTTTTTTTAATGTAATATTGAAATatgagggttttttttttttttgctaggaTGGTCCAGTTTCGGCTGTGTTAGGTCGACTTCCTTCGACGCTCGATAGAAACGTGTTGTATGTTTTTCTTTAAACTCTTCTCCTTAATATAAGAATATGTAAATCTTTTGCctattctagaaaaaaaaaaaaaaaagctcaaaCGACAGCGAGAATCTTCTTACCACAGTGCAAATATGCAATCGCTGTTGCTCGTAGTTGCTGATGAGACTGGACGATGAAAAAAAAGACGAATTCTTTTTAATCTTTATAGTCCATTTCTCACCTTCAGTTTGGTTGGACTATTGAAGGAGACGGGGTGGTCGATTCCATTTCTACGAGTGTTTGGTTTGGAGACAAGTTAAAATAGAATTATCTTGCTAAAAATATTCTTTAATATGCAAGATGACTATATTTTTTAAAATCAAGCGGGAGGCTCCATTTCACTTGGGACAATCATCGAGTAGGTGCACAGCCAAATGGTGGAGGCGCCGTAGACGAACAACGAACCGGAGAGACGCGGAGAGAAAGTAGTGTAGCAAGCGTGTTTGTAAGGATCGAATGGTTCTGAGAAGACATATGAATTGGAACTCTAAAATTTAACTCGCGACAAATAAAATCTTGGCCTATGCAAAGCTATCACCCGCAGTTCTTGTCTAAGTGCTAAAAAGATTCACACTAATATCAAATCTTTAGGGCCATCACACATTCACACTAAATATGTACTTAGCAAAAAGCACATTAAGATATTGTCTTTGGTTGTAGAATTAATCCATATAGCTAAGCACACTCTATCATACAATTCTAGTTGTCACACACAAAGGTTCTTACACACAAACTAGCACTAACTCCTAAACTAGAAAAGGTAAGTAACGCAAGACATAAAGATGGCAACAATACAACAGATTTATCATGTGGTATCGGTTGCTAACACAAATCTTCTAATCCACGTTAGAGCTCCACCGAGGTACGCTCCTAAACACCAAGTCTTTTTCAATCACGACGGCCAAAGGAAAATAGAGTCACATCGTGTACTATGCCACCCCACCTATCCGATCTTGGTGCTGGACTACACCTAACCAAAGATAGTGTTGTGAGCCAATATAGTCTGACTATCATTGCTAGAATC
It encodes:
- the LOC136491905 gene encoding uncharacterized protein; its protein translation is MCDFFWLSPADQGDLSDVVRASLPPPPHHHRLPAATPAAPTVCSLGSNHLPEEEGLLLLQARVNFDGDDRDEARSQRQQQLVNGNGSMALLLGSNGSGGCACDHAAALCPQHHPEAEGLIPQLMSGPQPQLCASSFVERDDNGPVLKEHVLDIAMAPHPHTWAIKRRKSQTKKVVCIPAPVAAPPGVGGRPSTSGEVVPSDLWAWRKYGQKPVKGSPYPRGYYRCSSSKGCSARKQVERSRTDPSMLVITYTSEHNHPWPTQRNALAGSTRPSLSSSSSARSHHHHHHSAAAVPDTTPAHRHASNVAVADNATPGSIISASVHHQLLKQEVVDMDNNPSSKQPAQDAAADHDCLGMFADMDGALDVLCASDFHPKKQQQQATAQHLEKLPEEEDKQLLLGPDPFSFSFLDWVGASFGVGETAADNGDHSWPA